Proteins from a single region of Macrotis lagotis isolate mMagLag1 chromosome 2, bilby.v1.9.chrom.fasta, whole genome shotgun sequence:
- the PEX19 gene encoding peroxisomal biogenesis factor 19 → MAAAAEESASGADPEMDELLESALDDFDKAKPSPASPPTTTAPDASGSQKRSSADTAKDPLFASQEFFQELFDSELACQATAEFEKAMKELAEEEPHLVEQFQKLSEAAGRVGSDTTSQQEFASCLKETLSGLAKNATDLQNSGMTEEELTKAMEGIGIEEGEGEGNILPIMQSIMQNLLSKDVLYPSLKEITEKYPEWLQSHREALSPEQFEKYQEQHNVMGKICEQFEKETAADSEATQKARFEMVLDLMQQLQDLGHPPKELAGETPPGFNFDLDTLNLSGPASASGEQCLIM, encoded by the exons ATGGCCGCGGCGGCGGAGGAGAGCGCGTCCGGCGCCGACCCGGAGATGGACGAGCTTCTGGAAA GTGCCCTTGATGATTTCGATAAAGCCAAACCCTCCCCAGCATCCCCTCCTACCACCACGGCCCCTGACGCTTCAGGTTCCCAGAAGAGATCCTCCGCAGACACGGCTAAA GATCCCCTCTTTGCCTCCCAAGAGTTTTTTCAGGAACTGTTTGACAGTGAGCTAGCGTGCCAAGCCACTGCAGAGTTTGAGAAGGCTATGAAGGAGCTGGCTGAGGAGGAACCCCATCTAGTAGAGCAATTCCAGAAACTCTCAGAGGCAGCAGGGAGAGTGG GCAGTGATACAACATCCCAACAAGAGTTTGCTTCCTGCCTGAAGGAAACACTAAGTGGACTAGCAAAGAATGCCACTGACCTTCAG AACTCCGGCATGACTGAAGAGGAGCTGACTAAGGCCATGGAGGGGATAGGCatagaagaaggggaaggagaaggcaatATACTCCCCATTATGCAAAGCATTATGCAGAACCTATTATCTAAGGATGTATTATATCCATCACTAAAAGAAATAACAGAGAAA tacCCAGAATGGCTGCAGAGTCATCGTGAAGCACTGTCCCCAGAACAATTTGAGAAGTATCAGGAACAGCACAACGTCATGGGCAAGATTTGTGAGCAGTTTGAAAAAGAGACAGCTGCAGACAGCGAGGCTACCCAGAAGGCCCGCTTTGAGATGGTGTTAGATCTTATGCAGCAG CTTCAGGATTTGGGCCATCCCCCAAAGGAGCTTGCAGGGGAAACG CCCCCTGGCTTCAATTTTGACCTTGACACCTTGAATCTGTCGGGCCCTGCAAGTGCCAGTGGCGAGCAGTGTTTGATCATGTGA